The genomic segment CCGGCCTTTGATAAGTATCAGCATAAAACCTTGATTGATATGCCGCACAACGCGATTTTGAAAGAGCTGGTTGCTGGCATCGAAGAAGAGGGGCTGCATGCGCGAGTAGTGAGGATCCTGCGCACCTCAGATGTTTCTTTTATGGCATGGGATGCGGCAAATCTCAGCGGCTCAGGCATTGGGATTGGTATCCAGTCGAAAGGAACCACGGTGATTCATCAGCGCGATCTGCTGCCGCTAAGTAACCTGGAACTGTTTTCTCAGGCTCCGCTGCTGACGCTGGAAACCTATCGTCAGATTGGTAAAAACGCCGCACGCTATGCACGCAAAGAGTCGCCTTCGCCGGTGCCAGTGGTCAATGACCAGATGGTGCGCCCTAAATTTATGGCCAAGGCCGCGCTGTTTCACATCAAAGAAACCAAACACGTGGTGCAGGATGCTGCGCCTGTCACGTTGCATATTGCACTGGTAAGGGAATGACCATGAACGACAACATCATGACCGCGCAGGATTACCCATTAGCCACCCGCTGCCCGGAGAAAATCCGGACGCCTGGCGGCAAGCCGCTAACCGACATTACCCTTGAGAATGTGCTGGCGGGCCGCGTAGGGCCGCAGGATGTGCGTATTTCTCAGCAAACGCTGGAGTACCAGGCGCAGATTGCCGAGCAGATGCAGCGTCATGCCGTGGCGCGCAATTTTCGTCGTGCGGCAGAACTGATTGCGATCCCGGATGCCCGCATTCTGGAGATCTACAACGCACTGAGGCCGTTTCGTTCTTCGTTCGCCGAGTTGCAGGCCATTGCCGATGAACTGGAACACACCTGGCACGCCACGGTGAACGCCGGGTTTGTCCGCGAGTCGGCAGAGGTATACCAGCAGAGAAATAAGCTGCGTAAAGGCAGTCAGTGACGGAGGCAGCATGCCGTTAATTGCAGGGATCGATATCGGCAACGCCACCACTGAAGTGGCGTTGGCGCAGGATGGCCGGTTTATCGGCAGCGGGATTGTCGCCACGACCGGGATGAAAGGCACGCGGGAGAATATCGCCGGGGTGGTCGCGTCCCTGCAGCAGGCGCTGGATAAAACGCCGTGGTCGCTGCAGGACGTGGCAAAAATCTGCATCAACGAGGCCGCACCGGTGATTGGCGATGTGGCGATGGAAACCATCACTGAAACCATCATTACCGAATCAACGATGATTGGTCATAACCCGCAAACGCCCGGCGGCGTTGGCGTGGGCATGGGAACCACCATCGCCGTGGAGAAGTTGGCGGCGTTGAGCGAGGATCGATTTGCCCAGGGCTGGATACCGTTGGTGGGTGAGGAGATGGATTTCCTTGAGGCGGTTTGGTTTATCAATGAAGCGCTGGATCGCGGCGTCAACGTGGTGGCGGCCATCCTGAAAAAAGATGATGGCGTGCTGGTGAATAATCGCCTGCATCGGCCAATACCGGTGGTTGATGAAGTCACTCTACTGGAGAAGGTGCCGGAAGGCGTGCTGGCGGCGGTGGAAGTGGCGGCCCCGGGACAGGTGGTGCGGGTGCTGTCGAATCCTTACGGTATCGCAACCTTCTTTGCCCTGACCCCTGAGGAAACACAAACTATTGTCCCCATCGCCAGAGCGCTGATTGGCAACCGTTCCGCTGTGGTGCTGAAAACCCCGCAGGGAGATGTGCGATCAAGAGTGATCCCGGCGGGTAAGATCTTTATCCGTGGTGAAAAGCGTGGCGGTGAAGCCGACGTAGCGCAAGGCGCGCAGGCCATTATGCAGGCGATGAGCGCCTGCGCGCCCGTGTGTGATATTCGTGGTGAAGCAGGCACGCACGCAGGCGGCATGCTGGAGCGGGTGCGAAAGGTAATGGCGTCCCTGACCGGCCATGAGATGAGCGCGATATACATCCAGGATCTGCTGGCGGTGGATACGTTTATTCCGCGCAAGGTGCAGGGCGGGATGGCCGGCGAGTGCGCCATGGAAAATGCCGTCGGGATGGCGGCGATGGTGAAAGCGGACCGTCTGCAAATGCAGGTTATCGCCCGCGAACTGAGCGCCCGACTGCAGACCGAGGTGGTGGTGGGCGGCGTGGAGGCCAACATGGCCATCGCCGGGGCGTTAACCACTCCCGGCTGTGCGGCGCCGCTGGCGATCCTCGATCTCGGCGCCGGCTCGACGGATGCGGCGATCGTCAACGCGGAGGGGCAGATAACGGCGGTCCATCTCGCCGGGGCGGGGAATATGGTCAGCCTGTTGATTAAAACCGAGCTGGGCCTCGAGGATCTTTCGCTGGCGGAAGCGATAAAAAAATACCCGCTGGCCAAAGTGGAAAGCCTGTTCAGTATTCGTCACGAGAATGGCGCGGTGGAGTTCTTTCGGGAAGCCCTCAGCCCGGCGGTGTTCGCCAAAGTGGTGTACATCAAGGAGGGCGAACTGGTGCCGATCGATAACGCCAGCCCGCTGGAAAAAATTCGTCTCGTGCGCCGGCAGGCGAAAGAGAAAGTGTTTGTCACCAACTGCCTGCGCGCGCTGCGCCAGGTCTCACCCGGCGGTTCCATTCGCGATATCGCCTTTGTGGTGCTGGTGGGCGGCTCATCGCTGGACTTTGAGATCCCGCAGCTTATCACGGAAGCCTTGTCGCACTAT from the Citrobacter sp. Marseille-Q6884 genome contains:
- a CDS encoding propanediol/glycerol family dehydratase medium subunit, with the protein product MECTTERKPVFILQVSEGEAAKADERVDEVVIGVGPAFDKYQHKTLIDMPHNAILKELVAGIEEEGLHARVVRILRTSDVSFMAWDAANLSGSGIGIGIQSKGTTVIHQRDLLPLSNLELFSQAPLLTLETYRQIGKNAARYARKESPSPVPVVNDQMVRPKFMAKAALFHIKETKHVVQDAAPVTLHIALVRE
- a CDS encoding diol dehydratase small subunit, with the translated sequence MNDNIMTAQDYPLATRCPEKIRTPGGKPLTDITLENVLAGRVGPQDVRISQQTLEYQAQIAEQMQRHAVARNFRRAAELIAIPDARILEIYNALRPFRSSFAELQAIADELEHTWHATVNAGFVRESAEVYQQRNKLRKGSQ
- a CDS encoding diol dehydratase reactivase subunit alpha yields the protein MPLIAGIDIGNATTEVALAQDGRFIGSGIVATTGMKGTRENIAGVVASLQQALDKTPWSLQDVAKICINEAAPVIGDVAMETITETIITESTMIGHNPQTPGGVGVGMGTTIAVEKLAALSEDRFAQGWIPLVGEEMDFLEAVWFINEALDRGVNVVAAILKKDDGVLVNNRLHRPIPVVDEVTLLEKVPEGVLAAVEVAAPGQVVRVLSNPYGIATFFALTPEETQTIVPIARALIGNRSAVVLKTPQGDVRSRVIPAGKIFIRGEKRGGEADVAQGAQAIMQAMSACAPVCDIRGEAGTHAGGMLERVRKVMASLTGHEMSAIYIQDLLAVDTFIPRKVQGGMAGECAMENAVGMAAMVKADRLQMQVIARELSARLQTEVVVGGVEANMAIAGALTTPGCAAPLAILDLGAGSTDAAIVNAEGQITAVHLAGAGNMVSLLIKTELGLEDLSLAEAIKKYPLAKVESLFSIRHENGAVEFFREALSPAVFAKVVYIKEGELVPIDNASPLEKIRLVRRQAKEKVFVTNCLRALRQVSPGGSIRDIAFVVLVGGSSLDFEIPQLITEALSHYGVVAGQGNIRGTEGPRNAVATGLLLAGQAN